A genomic stretch from Pristis pectinata isolate sPriPec2 chromosome 44, sPriPec2.1.pri, whole genome shotgun sequence includes:
- the LOC127566694 gene encoding ecto-ADP-ribosyltransferase 5-like, producing MEMKRLCPRVLILIFPLFAFCQRTVAFGGGEPGNYVILLGMEENSAAYIFTQSEESDYLAIQYLLEEAKQNEALARAWNHAKEKRAKFVLSNKSPVPKGLKEEHVVSVIAYTLNTKLYTQFNQAVRMYGANDSVYAEKFPFKSFHYLLSVAIERLRESSGSAPGTTYRGMGRVAEGQKGDEMRFGYFTSTSLDINVAKGFGSKTFITIKSRYGANIENYSSFPGEKEVLIPPYEVFTITELVRRVDGVDISLTTAGEKGIQVNVERGESGTMRVVRSDGAVISAVAWVCVLALLGPISL from the exons ATGGAGATGAAGAGGCTGTGTCCCCGGGTTCTGATCCTCATTTTTCCGCTCTTCGCTTTCT GTCAGCGGACTGTGGCTTTCGGCGGTGGGGAGCCCGGGAATTATGTCATCCTCCTGGGCATGGAAGAGAATTCTGCAGCTTATATCTTCACTCAGAGCGAAGAGTCCGACTATTTGGCAATCCAGTACCTCCTGGAGGAGGCAAAGCAGAATGAAGCACTTGCCCGAGCTTGGAATCATGCAAAGGAGAAACGGGCAAAATTCGTACTTTCAAACAAGTCTCCAGTACCCAAGGGACTCAAAGAAGAACACGTGGTATCCGTGATCGCCTACACGCTGAATACAAAGTTGTACACGCAGTTCAACCAGGCAGTGCGGATGTACGGAGCCAACGACTCAGTCTACGCGGAGAAATTCCCGTTCAAGAGCTTCCATTATCTCCTGTCCGTTGCCATTGAGAGATTGAGAGAAAGCTCGGGCAGTGCGCCGGGGACGACCTACAGAGGGATGGGGCGTGTGGCCGAGGGCCAGAAGGGAGATGAAATGAGATTTGGATATTTTACCTCTACCTCTCTAGATATTAATGTTGCCAAGGGATTCGGCAGCAAGACATTTATCACGATAAAGTCACGCTATGGCGCCAACATAGAAAACTACTCATCGTTCCCTGGCGAGAAGGAAGTGCTGATTCCTCCTTACGAAGTTTTCACTATCACGGAACTCGTCCGCCGGGTTGACGGGGTTGACATTTCGCTCACAACGGCGGGGGAAAAGGGGATTCAGGTGAATGTGGAGCGGGGGGAGAGCGGCACGATGCGGGTGGTGCGGAGTGACGGGGCCGTCATTTCCGCAGTGGCGTGGGTGTGCGTCCTGGCGCTACTGGGTCCCATTTCGCTGTAA